DNA from Devosia yakushimensis:
CCAGGACCCCCTCGGGCGCGCCGCCGGAACCCAGATAGATATCGACGCCGGTATCCTCGGTGTTGACGGCGTGGATGACCCCAGCAATGTCGCCATCGCTGATGAGCTTGACGGCAACGCCGGCGGTGCGCAGTTCTTCGATCAGCCCGGCATGGCGGGGGCGATCCAGCACGATGGCGGTGATCTCGCTCAGCGGCACGCCCTTGACGCCGGCCAGCGCCTTGACGTTCTCGGTGGCCGACCATTCGATATTGACCGTGCCTGCCGGATATTCGGCGCCGATGGCGATCTTGTGCATATAGACGTTGCGGGCGACATTGAGCAGGCCGCCGCGCTCGGCCATGGCCAGGACCACGATGGAATCGGGCTGGTTCTTGGCGCAGAGGGTTACCCCTTCGAGCGGATCGACGGCGATATCGACCTCGGGTCCCTGCCCCGCGCCCACCGGCTGGCCGATGAACAATTCATCGCATTCATGCTCTTCGCCCTCGCCGATGACGACGCGGCCGGAAATAGCGACGCGGTCCAGCTCGGCCTTCATGGCGTGCACGGCGGCGTCGTCGGCAGCCTTTTCATCGCCCTTGCCGCGCCATTCGGCGGCGGCGATGGCGGCGCGCTCGGTGACGCGCACCAATTCCAGCGTCAGGCTGCGATGCAGATGGGCGGGATTTCTGTCACCCTCGACTTTCGAAAGTCTCATTCTGTCTCCCCCGGGCTCCGACTTGCCCGCGAAGGGGTATCAGAGCGTTTCGATCCGGATCAATTGCGGTTCGCCCACTATGAACCCGTCGGCGGCGATCTGCGCAAGCGAGTCCCGCACGTCTGATTCCAAAGTCTGCTGCGTGATCATGACCACGGTGCGGGTCGGCGAGCCGTCCGGCGCGACTGCTTTAGCGCTCAAGTCCGACCGCTGGATGACGGAATCGATGGAAATGCCGCGCTCACCCATGCGGGTGGCGATAGCAGCCAAGGCGCCGGGCACGTCCTTGGCGTTGAGGCGGATATAATAGCCGCCCTGATGGGCGCGCATGGGCGCTTCGCGATAGGGCATCAGCTCTTCGCTGGGCACGCCGAGCGGCGGCACGCGGGTACCCCGGGCAATATCGAGAATGTCGGACAGCACCGAGGATGCGGTGGGCGGACCACCCGCGCCGGGGCCGGCCAGCAGAAGCTCGTGCACATGGTCGGTTTCGAGCGCCACGGCATTCATCACGCCATCGACGCCGGCAATGGCCGAGCCCTTGGGCACGAAAGTGGGGTGGACGCGCTGCTCAATGCCATCGTCAGTGCGCTGGGCGATGCCGAGCAGCTTGATCTTGTAGCCGAGCTCGGCCGCGACCTTGATGTCGTGCTGGCTGATCTTGGAAATGCCTTCGACGCGGATCTTATCGGGGGCGATTTCATAACCGAAGCAGAGCGTGGCCAGGATCGAGAGCTTGTGGGCGGTATCGAACCCCTCGACGTCGAAGGTCGGATCGGCTTCGGCATAGCCGAGCGCCTGAGCATCCTTGAGGCAGTCGGCAAAGGAGATGTCCTCATTGCCCATGCGCGTCAGGATGTAATTGCAGGTGCCGTTCATGATGCCGAACACCTTGGCGATGCGGGCCGAGCCGAGGCCTTCGCGCAGGGTCTTGATGACGGGGATGCCACCGGCCACTGCGGCCTCGAAGCCGAGCTGAGCGCCGGATTCCTCGGCGAGCTTGGCTAGGCCCACGCCATGTTTGGCGAGCAAGGCCTTGTTGGCCGTCACCACGGGGCGGCCGATTTCGAGGGCGGCTTTGACCGCCGCGAAGGCCGGACCGTCTTCCCCGCCGATCAGTTCGACGAAGAGATCGATGCCTTCGGATTTGGCCAGGGCCACCGGATCGTCGAACCAGTCGAGCCCGGAAATATCAATGCCGCGGTCGCGGGAACGCGAACGCGCGGCAACGGCAGTCACCACCAATTGGCGGCCCAGTTTTCGCGTCAGCTCGGCCGCGTCTTTCTGCAGGATACGCACCAAAGTCGCGCCGACATTGCCAAGGCCCGCAACGCCCACGCGCAGCGGTGGCAGCGTTTCGCCATCGCCAAAGTCCTGCATGGCCTTGAGGATACGCGCCCGCGTATCGGAGCGCGGCTCGCGCCCTTCGCGCAGGTCGAACACGAAGAGCGGATCGCCCGCGACGGTGCGGCCGAAGCGGGTCGGCGTCCAACCGCGTGCGGCGATAAAGGATTCAACGGTTTGGCGGAACGAAGCGATATCACTCATGGTGGCGCCATGTGCATAGGAAATTGCCTAGCCGTCAATAGGAGTGTGTGAGGAGGGTGAATCTGGCGTCCAGCGCGGCACGATCGGCCTCCCTCCCCCTTGAGGGGAGGGATTGAGGGTGGGGGTGTCGAGCTATC
Protein-coding regions in this window:
- the glpX gene encoding class II fructose-bisphosphatase, which gives rise to MRLSKVEGDRNPAHLHRSLTLELVRVTERAAIAAAEWRGKGDEKAADDAAVHAMKAELDRVAISGRVVIGEGEEHECDELFIGQPVGAGQGPEVDIAVDPLEGVTLCAKNQPDSIVVLAMAERGGLLNVARNVYMHKIAIGAEYPAGTVNIEWSATENVKALAGVKGVPLSEITAIVLDRPRHAGLIEELRTAGVAVKLISDGDIAGVIHAVNTEDTGVDIYLGSGGAPEGVLAAAALRCIGGQMQGKLILDSPAKRDRAHAMGITDPNRIYDVTDLASGDVLFAATGVTDGTLLEGIRLRRDSVETNTIVMRSWSQTVRWIRAQHAR
- a CDS encoding homoserine dehydrogenase; protein product: MQDFGDGETLPPLRVGVAGLGNVGATLVRILQKDAAELTRKLGRQLVVTAVAARSRSRDRGIDISGLDWFDDPVALAKSEGIDLFVELIGGEDGPAFAAVKAALEIGRPVVTANKALLAKHGVGLAKLAEESGAQLGFEAAVAGGIPVIKTLREGLGSARIAKVFGIMNGTCNYILTRMGNEDISFADCLKDAQALGYAEADPTFDVEGFDTAHKLSILATLCFGYEIAPDKIRVEGISKISQHDIKVAAELGYKIKLLGIAQRTDDGIEQRVHPTFVPKGSAIAGVDGVMNAVALETDHVHELLLAGPGAGGPPTASSVLSDILDIARGTRVPPLGVPSEELMPYREAPMRAHQGGYYIRLNAKDVPGALAAIATRMGERGISIDSVIQRSDLSAKAVAPDGSPTRTVVMITQQTLESDVRDSLAQIAADGFIVGEPQLIRIETL